In Panicum virgatum strain AP13 chromosome 4N, P.virgatum_v5, whole genome shotgun sequence, a single window of DNA contains:
- the LOC120670643 gene encoding cytokinin dehydrogenase 10-like, giving the protein MQSANSSCPASIPALSNNNNMPRACLETFLMATSFLCTINHFHMVASVSLADDDIFNLDIVSKIHTDHDSITKASSDFGHIVEAIPNGVFHPTSPADIVALIRLSISQPKPFAVAARGQGHSARGQALAPGGIVIGMRSMGRGDHGHRVSMSPSSDQLWVDASGEQLWADVLRATLEHGLAPRVWTDYLHITVGGTLSNGGIGGQAFRHGPQIFNVHELDVVTGMGEMITCSPDKNSDLFFAALGGLGQFGVITRARIALEPAPKRVLWVRIAYTDAESFTSDQELLISKPSSASGFDYIEGQVQLNRTLTEGRRSSSFFSASELDQLAKLLLDTGSAAIYYIEGAMYYNDDTASSVNQKLERLLEELNFVPGFAFVRDVSYVEFLDRVGREEQRLRAAGVWDVPHPWLNLFVPRSRILDFDAGVFKGILRDAKPAGPVLMYPMNRDRWDGRMTTATPDGGEDVFYAVGLLRSAVAAGDLERLERENAAVLAFCDREGVGCTQYLPHHASRDGWRRHFGEKWGRLAALKRRYDPRGILSPGQGIFPAAGGDEAGSDSL; this is encoded by the exons ATGCAGTCAGCAAACTCAAGCTGCCCAGCTTCCATCCCTGCCCTTtctaacaacaacaacatgccTAGGGCTTGTCTAGAGACATTTCTCATGGCCACCAGCTTCCTCTGCACCATAAACCATTTCCATATGGTAGCTTCCGTTTCCCTAGCAGATGATGACATCTTCAACCTTGACATTGTGTCAAAAATTCACACCGACCATGATTCGATCACCAAGGCATCATCAGACTTTGGCCACATTGTGGAAGCCATCCCAAATGGGGTATTCCATCCCACCTCACCCGCCGACATCGTTGCCCTAATCCGGCTCTCGATCTCCCAGCCGAAGCCCTTCGCCGTGGCGGCCCGTGGGCAAGGTCACTCCGCAAGAGGGCAGGCCCTTGCCCCGGGTGGCATTGTCATCGGCATGCGCTCGATGGGGCGCGGTGACCACGGTCACCGTGTGAGCATGTCGCCGTCGTCCGACCAGTTGTGGGTGGACGCCAGCGGGGAGCAGCTGTGGGCTGACGTCCTGCGTGCCACACTCGAGCATGGCCTCGCTCCCCGCGTGTGGACCGACTACCTCCACATCACCGTCGGCGGCACGCTCTCCAACGGTGGCATTGGCGGGCAGGCGTTCCGGCACGGACCGCAGATCTTCAACGTGCACGAGCTTGACGTGGTAACAG GCATGGGTGAGATGATCACCTGCTCTCCGGACAAGAACTCGGACCTGTTCTTCGCAGCACTGGGCGGGTTGGGTCAGTTTGGGGTCATAACCCGGGCACGCATCGCACTTGAGCCCGCTCCCAAACGGGTTCTTTGGGTCCGGATCGCCTACACCGATGCTGAATCGTTCACCAGCGATCAGGAGCTGCTCATATCGAAACCGTCCAGCGCATCCGGTTTCGACTACATTGAGGGCCAAGTCCAGCTGAACCGGACCCTCACCGAGGGCCGAAGGTCGTCGTCGTTCTTCTCGGCCTCAGAACTTGATCAGCTTGCGAAGCTACTCCTCGACACCGGCTCCGCTGCAATCTACTACATCGAGGGCGCAATGTACTACAACGATGACACTGCCTCCTCTGTGAACCAG AAACTTGAAAGGCTACTGGAGGAGCTAAACTTTGTGCCGGGGTTCGCGTTCGTCAGGGACGTGTCGTACGTGGAGTTCCTTGACCGGGTTGGCCGGGAGGAGCAGAGACTGCGGGCGGCCGGCGTCTGGGACGTGCCGCACCCGTGGCTCAACCTCTTCGTCCCAAGGTCGCGCATCCTCGACTTCGACGCCGGCGTGTTCAAGGGCATCCTCAGGGACGCCAAGCCCGCCGGACCCGTCCTCATGTACCCCATGAACAGGGACCGGTGGGACGGCAGGatgacgacggcgacgccggacggcggcgaggacgtgTTCTACGCCGTCGGGCTGCTCAGGTcggccgtggccgccggcgacctcgagcGGCTGGAGAGGGAGAACGCGGCAGTGCTGGCGTTCTGCGACCGGGAGGGCGTCGGGTGCACGCAGTACCTGCCGCACCACGCGTCGCGGGACGGCTGGAGGCGCCACTTCGGCGAGAAATGGGGCAGGCTCGCCGCGCTGAAGCGCAGGTACGACCCGCGGGGGATCCTGTCGCCGGGGCAGGGGatcttccccgccgccggcggcgacgaagcCGGCTCTGATTCTCTGTAG
- the LOC120670646 gene encoding tetraspanin-2-like: protein MAVSNNITACVTFLVLLCTVPIAATGVWLASRHGGAGCARLARWPVAGLGALLLLVALAGFLGAYRNRRGLLACYLFAMAALITLLLALLVAAFAVAHGSGAYPVPGRAYLDYRLEGYSPWLRRYVAGNPDRWEGIRACVAGSGTCSKLAMDRSFIVPEQFYMTHLSLIESWCCKPPTACGFAYVSPTAWSGPAAGAAADADCAAWSNDPAELCYGCASCKAGVLGALREQWRRASVALLAATVALLAATVALIFVYVVGCCAFRNAQTEDMFRRYKWGNNNY, encoded by the exons atggcgGTGAGCAACAACATCACGGCGTGCGTCACCTTCCTGGTCCTGCTCTGCACGGTCCCCATCGCCGCCACGGGCGTCTGGCTCGCCTcccgccacggcggcgccgggtgCGCGCGCCTCGCCCGCTGGCCCGTCGCCGGCCTcggcgcgctcctcctcctcgtcgcgctCGCGGGCTTCCTCGGTGCCTACCGCAACCGCAGGGGCCTCCTCGCCTGCTACCTCTTCGCCATGGCCGCGCTCATCAcgctcctcctcgcgctcctcgtcgccgccttcGCCGTCGCGCACGGCTCCGGGGCGTACCCGGTGCCCGGCCGCGCCTACCTGGACTACCGCCTCGAGGGGTACTCCCCGTGGCTGCGGAGGTACGTCGCCGGCAACCCGGACCGGTGGGAGGGGATCCGGGCGTGCGTCGCCGGGTCGGGCACCTGCTCGAAGCTCGCCATGGACAGATCCTTCATCGTGCCGGAGCAGTTCTACATGACGCACCTCTCGCTCATCGAG TCCTGGTGCTGCAAGCCGCCGACGGCGTGCGGGTTCGCGTACGTGTCGCCGACGGCGTGGTCGggcccggcggcgggcgcggcggcggacgcggacTGCGCGGCGTGGAGCAACGACCCGGCCGAGCTCTGCTACGGCTGCGCCTCCTGCAAGGCCGGCGTGCTGGGGGCGCTCCGGGAGCAGTGGCGCCGGGCTAGCGtggcgctgctcgccgccaccgtcgcgctgctcgccgccaccgtcgcgctCATCTTCGTCTACGTCGTCGGCTGCTGCGCCTTCCGCAACGCGCAGACGGAGGACATGTTCCGCCGCTACAAGTGGGGCAACAACAACTACTGA